The Streptosporangiales bacterium genome has a window encoding:
- a CDS encoding hotdog fold thioesterase — MRERTVRWDDPMITAKAGRDRSGLDTLQAIADGELPAPPIAATLGFDLVSVEPGRVVFSFEPAEFQYNPIGSVHGGVYATLLDSAAGCAVHSRLPAGVGYTSLDLAVKYLGTVTIATGTVTCVGTVTHLGKRTALAEARLTGPDDRLLATATSSCLLLRP; from the coding sequence ATGCGCGAGCGAACCGTCCGCTGGGACGACCCGATGATCACCGCCAAGGCCGGCCGCGACCGGTCCGGCCTCGACACCCTCCAGGCGATCGCGGACGGTGAGCTCCCGGCGCCGCCCATCGCCGCCACGCTCGGCTTCGACCTGGTCTCGGTCGAGCCGGGACGCGTCGTCTTCTCGTTCGAGCCGGCCGAGTTCCAGTACAACCCGATCGGGTCGGTGCACGGCGGCGTCTATGCGACGCTCCTCGACTCCGCCGCCGGCTGCGCGGTGCACTCCCGGCTGCCGGCCGGAGTCGGCTACACCAGCCTCGACCTCGCCGTGAAGTACCTTGGCACCGTCACGATCGCAACGGGTACGGTCACCTGCGTGGGCACCGTCACGCACCTCGGCAAGCGCACCGCGTTGGCCGAGGCCCGCCTCACCGGGCCCGACGACCGACTGCTCGCCACCGCGACGAGCAGTTGCCTACTCCTTCGCCCCTGA
- a CDS encoding nuclear transport factor 2 family protein, whose product MQLTAEDRVLIAETISLHGHVFDDGELDRLDELFTPDVVYDVSDFGQQPIRGIGAIRDAALAMGDANPVGHHVTNIVITGADGDEATARSKGIGVMADGSCGSVVYVDTLRRHAGGWRICHRKVIARRMPLGG is encoded by the coding sequence GTGCAGCTCACCGCCGAGGACCGTGTTCTCATTGCCGAGACGATCTCGCTGCACGGCCACGTGTTCGACGACGGCGAGCTCGACCGGCTCGACGAGCTGTTCACCCCCGACGTCGTCTACGACGTCAGCGACTTCGGCCAGCAACCCATCCGCGGCATCGGAGCGATCCGCGACGCCGCGCTGGCGATGGGCGATGCCAACCCGGTCGGACACCACGTCACCAACATCGTCATCACGGGGGCGGACGGCGACGAGGCCACCGCGCGTTCCAAGGGCATCGGCGTGATGGCCGACGGCAGCTGCGGCAGCGTCGTGTACGTCGACACGCTGCGCCGGCACGCCGGTGGCTGGCGGATCTGTCACCGCAAGGTCATCGCGCGCCGCATGCCGCTCGGCGGCTGA